One Dietzia sp. JS16-p6b genomic window carries:
- a CDS encoding WcbI family polysaccharide biosynthesis putative acetyltransferase — MSTTAQPSVMVIGNCQADVYRDLLRSVDGVAVRDVRPVYEMTARDVPELHADLARTDVLIIQPVRDDYRDLPLGHRQLAARLPTGATVVLVPVLRYAGLHPYQVLIRPPHDRSLVPPIAPYHDLRAIIAAATGDEDVLRAAPDPDQARAAARESVEALRIREQAHGTLIASDLLEGTPRWHTLNHPDRHTLREVFRRVLDALPAGLVDDPPDIGDREPLGATRAPVDPAVERALGLPETGPRDWLVDGISFSGDQVTQAHLAWYATTPGVVEEGLRRHADRIDLLGLR, encoded by the coding sequence GTGAGCACCACCGCCCAGCCCTCCGTCATGGTGATCGGCAACTGTCAGGCCGATGTCTACCGCGACCTCCTCCGCAGCGTCGACGGGGTCGCGGTGCGGGACGTGCGACCGGTGTACGAGATGACGGCACGCGACGTCCCGGAGCTGCACGCGGACCTCGCGCGCACCGACGTGCTGATCATCCAGCCCGTCCGGGACGACTACCGGGACCTCCCCCTGGGCCATCGCCAACTCGCGGCGCGGCTGCCGACCGGGGCGACCGTCGTGCTGGTCCCGGTGCTGAGGTACGCCGGACTGCACCCCTATCAGGTGCTGATCCGCCCCCCTCACGACCGTTCACTCGTCCCGCCCATCGCCCCGTACCACGACCTGCGGGCGATCATCGCCGCCGCGACCGGTGACGAGGACGTACTCCGCGCCGCCCCCGACCCCGATCAGGCGCGCGCGGCGGCGCGGGAGTCGGTGGAGGCACTGCGCATCCGTGAACAGGCCCACGGCACGCTGATCGCCTCGGATCTGCTCGAGGGCACACCGCGATGGCACACCCTCAACCACCCGGACCGCCATACCCTGCGCGAGGTCTTCCGTCGCGTCCTCGACGCACTGCCCGCGGGGCTCGTCGACGACCCACCCGACATCGGCGACCGCGAGCCGCTCGGGGCCACGAGGGCGCCGGTGGATCCGGCGGTCGAACGCGCGCTCGGCCTGCCCGAGACCGGCCCGCGCGACTGGTTGGTCGACGGCATCAGCTTCTCCGGCGACCAGGTCACCCAGGCGCACCTGGCCTGGTACGCGACCACGCCGGGGGTGGTCGAGGAGGGCCTGCGCCGCCACGCCGACCGGATCGACCTCCTGGGGTTGAGGTGA